The following coding sequences are from one Leptolyngbyaceae cyanobacterium window:
- the rlmD gene encoding 23S rRNA (uracil(1939)-C(5))-methyltransferase RlmD: MENLAFKTDISNSDDLWQQGNLVEVAIADLTDDGNGVGRWGQRVVFVPDTVPGDRAIVRLVRVKPQYAHGKLQELIEPSVNRTRPSCIVADKCGGCQWQHIDYEYQLEAKRNQVIQALQRIGGIENPNVDRVLASNPALGYRNKVTYPLGISTSGQVQAGYYQKGSHQLINLNQCPVQDPRLNPLLKEIKQDIQERGWRIYDEKRHQGLVRHLGLRIGRRTGEILLTLVVTDWDLPEIQEQAEEWMRRYPELVGVFLNRNGDRTNAIFGEETRCIAGKPYLVEEFAGLQFQISADTFFQVNTEVAEALLQEIADRLNLQGDRVLLDAYCGIGTMSLPLAKKVKQVIGLEVQPEAVKQAEANARLNGIDNVRFEVGEVEKLLPQLDVKPDIVFLDPPRKGCDRSAIDSLLQIRPDRIVYVSCKPATLARDLKLLCHEGGYCLTRVQPADFFPQTAHVEAAAFLVR, from the coding sequence GTGGAAAATTTAGCATTTAAAACCGATATTTCAAATTCAGACGACCTCTGGCAACAAGGTAATTTAGTAGAGGTGGCGATCGCAGATCTAACAGATGATGGTAACGGGGTGGGACGTTGGGGACAGCGAGTGGTGTTTGTCCCGGATACCGTACCTGGGGATCGCGCCATAGTTCGGTTAGTGCGGGTGAAACCCCAATACGCTCACGGTAAACTACAGGAATTAATCGAACCGTCAGTTAACCGGACTCGCCCTAGCTGCATTGTGGCAGATAAGTGCGGTGGTTGTCAGTGGCAGCATATCGATTACGAGTATCAGTTGGAAGCGAAGCGAAATCAGGTTATTCAAGCTTTGCAACGAATTGGCGGGATCGAAAATCCCAATGTCGATCGCGTTTTAGCCAGCAACCCAGCTTTAGGATATCGCAACAAGGTAACTTATCCGTTGGGAATCTCGACTTCCGGACAAGTGCAGGCGGGTTATTACCAAAAAGGCAGCCATCAATTAATTAACTTAAATCAATGTCCGGTGCAAGATCCCCGCTTAAATCCCTTGCTGAAAGAAATCAAGCAAGATATTCAGGAACGGGGTTGGCGGATATATGATGAGAAACGCCATCAAGGGTTAGTGCGTCATTTGGGATTGCGAATCGGACGGCGGACTGGTGAAATTTTGTTAACGTTGGTGGTGACGGATTGGGATTTACCGGAAATTCAAGAACAAGCTGAAGAATGGATGAGGCGATATCCTGAGTTGGTGGGAGTGTTTCTGAATCGAAATGGCGATCGCACCAATGCTATTTTCGGAGAAGAAACTCGGTGTATTGCAGGTAAACCTTATTTAGTAGAAGAGTTTGCTGGTTTACAGTTCCAAATTAGCGCCGATACTTTTTTCCAAGTGAATACAGAAGTAGCAGAAGCATTGTTGCAGGAGATTGCGGATCGACTAAATCTGCAAGGGGATCGAGTGTTACTGGATGCTTATTGTGGCATTGGAACGATGAGTTTGCCTTTAGCAAAAAAGGTAAAACAAGTAATTGGTTTGGAAGTGCAACCAGAAGCGGTGAAACAAGCAGAAGCGAACGCCAGACTGAACGGGATCGATAACGTGCGGTTTGAAGTAGGGGAAGTCGAAAAGTTGCTGCCTCAGTTAGATGTGAAACCGGATATCGTTTTCCTCGATCCCCCGCGCAAGGGATGCGATCGTAGCGCGATCGATAGTTTACTGCAAATACGGCCCGATCGCATCGTCTACGTTAGTTGCAAACCCGCCACTCTCGCACGAGATCTCAAATTATTGTGTCATGAAGGCGGATATTGCTTGACAAGAGTGCAACCAGCCGATTTCTTTCCCCAGACAGCGCACGTTGAAGCGGCGGCTTTTTTGGTGCGATGA
- a CDS encoding PAS domain-containing sensor histidine kinase, whose protein sequence is MTWNVERKIQSFNYAQNTPEFGINLSTKREILEQSLCETKYRSIFENALVGIFQATKNGNYLMVNSTLATIYGYHSSSELIANVKNIKKQLYVDKNRYLELMRLLQENKTIKRFESQVYRRDGTIIWISENVRPIYDSKGNFLGYEGTVEDITERKLSEKIIQDELKKQRDAAESKYQFLSMVCHDLRTFLTVILTASDLLKYHNNKLKEKDREKYFSKISTTIKTMNELLEGLLVIGKTEFAKQTIQIVPFDFRGFCESIWQDVQAITKTNHQLIYSSICDNITLITDKTLLRQILMNLLLNAVKYSPESNIVYLDLNYQNNQITFKIKDEGVGIPKEEQDKLFEAFHRASNALKFAGTGLGMTIVKRAVELQGGTISVESEVGKGTTFAVTLPTICTKISTKASETKVLCCVTE, encoded by the coding sequence ATGACTTGGAACGTAGAACGTAAAATTCAAAGCTTTAATTATGCTCAGAATACACCAGAATTTGGGATAAACCTTTCCACCAAAAGAGAGATATTAGAACAATCCCTATGCGAAACTAAATATCGCAGCATATTTGAAAACGCCCTAGTTGGAATCTTTCAAGCCACCAAAAACGGTAATTATTTGATGGTTAACTCAACCTTAGCTACCATTTATGGATACCATTCATCATCGGAATTAATAGCTAATGTAAAAAATATTAAGAAACAATTGTACGTAGACAAAAATCGTTATTTAGAATTAATGCGTTTGCTGCAAGAAAATAAGACAATTAAGCGATTTGAATCCCAAGTATATCGTCGGGACGGCACTATAATTTGGATTTCCGAAAACGTGCGGCCTATCTATGATAGCAAAGGTAATTTTTTAGGATATGAAGGAACTGTCGAAGATATTACCGAACGCAAATTATCAGAAAAAATCATCCAAGATGAGCTTAAAAAACAAAGAGATGCTGCTGAATCAAAATATCAATTTTTATCGATGGTTTGCCACGATTTACGAACATTTTTAACCGTCATCCTCACAGCAAGCGACCTACTTAAATATCATAATAATAAATTAAAAGAAAAAGATAGAGAAAAATATTTTAGCAAAATCTCTACAACCATTAAAACAATGAATGAATTGTTAGAAGGACTTTTGGTAATTGGGAAAACAGAATTTGCCAAGCAAACAATTCAAATCGTGCCTTTTGATTTTAGGGGTTTTTGCGAATCTATTTGGCAAGACGTTCAGGCAATCACGAAAACCAATCACCAGTTAATCTATTCGAGTATATGCGACAACATAACTCTGATTACTGACAAAACTTTACTGCGACAAATCTTAATGAACTTGTTGTTAAATGCCGTTAAATATTCGCCTGAAAGTAATATAGTTTACCTTGATTTAAATTATCAAAATAACCAAATTACGTTTAAAATCAAAGACGAAGGAGTAGGTATTCCGAAAGAAGAACAAGATAAATTATTTGAAGCATTTCACAGAGCAAGTAATGCTTTAAAATTTGCAGGCACTGGTTTAGGTATGACAATTGTCAAACGGGCTGTAGAACTGCAAGGAGGAACGATTTCAGTTGAAAGCGAAGTTGGTAAAGGAACAACATTTGCCGTAACTCTACCAACTATTTGTACTAAAATATCAACCAAAGCTTCAGAAACAAAAGTTCTTTGTTGTGTTACTGAATAA
- the purL gene encoding phosphoribosylformylglycinamidine synthase subunit PurL, whose amino-acid sequence MSTTSPFSPEEIAAEGIKPEEYQEIVNRLGRHPNKAELGMFGVMWSEHCCYKNSRPLLKQFPTTGDRILVGPGENAGVVDLGDGQRLAFKIESHNHPSAVEPFQGAATGVGGILRDIFTMGARPIAVLNSLRFGPLEDARNRRIFSGVVAGIAGYGNSVGVPTVGGEVYFDPAYSGNPLVNAMALGLMETTDIVKAGAVGIGNPVLYVGSTTGRDGMGGASFASAELSDASMDDRPAVQVGDPFMEKSLIEACLEAFKTGAVAAAQDMGAAGITCSTSEMAAKGGVGIELDLDKIPVRETGMVPYEYLLSESQERMLFVAHKGREQELIDIFHRWGLQAVVAGTVIADPIVRILFQGKVAAEIPATALADNTPIYHRELLPEPPDYVKKAWQWTPESLPNSTAKGIEINGNFQTWNDVLLTLLDTPSIASKRWVYRQYDHQVQNNTVVMPGGADAAIVRVRPLEGETQAAYLQKGVAATVDCNSRYVYLNPYEGAKAVVAEAARNLSCVGAEPLAVTDNLNFGSPEKPIGYWQLAEATRGIAEACGEFKTPVTGGNVSLYNETLDSEGNPQPIYPTPVVGMVGLISDLSKICGQGWRQPGDAIYLLGQRLDAKEGVTLGASEYLASIHGVVAGKPPVIDYNLERRVQAACREGIRQGLVSSAHDCAEGGLAVALSEACISGKLGAQIYLELNSEAALRWDNLLFGEGGSRILVSVAQERTEIWESYLKEQLGDFWQKIGQVGNADDLLRVITADNQSSIDVSMTDVCDRYLNAIERRLAI is encoded by the coding sequence ATGTCTACTACCTCTCCTTTCTCCCCTGAAGAAATCGCCGCCGAAGGGATTAAACCTGAAGAATATCAAGAAATCGTCAACCGTCTCGGTCGCCATCCCAACAAAGCTGAGTTGGGGATGTTTGGCGTTATGTGGTCGGAACACTGTTGTTACAAGAATTCCCGACCACTACTTAAACAGTTTCCCACCACAGGCGATCGCATCCTCGTCGGCCCCGGAGAAAATGCCGGAGTGGTAGACTTGGGAGACGGACAACGCCTCGCATTTAAAATAGAATCCCACAATCACCCATCCGCCGTCGAACCATTTCAAGGTGCAGCCACAGGTGTCGGCGGTATTCTCCGCGATATCTTTACAATGGGTGCAAGACCGATCGCAGTTTTAAATTCCCTACGTTTTGGCCCATTAGAAGATGCCCGCAATCGCCGAATATTTAGCGGTGTAGTCGCGGGAATAGCTGGTTATGGCAATAGTGTTGGAGTACCCACAGTTGGTGGCGAAGTATACTTCGATCCCGCGTATTCCGGCAATCCCTTAGTCAACGCGATGGCATTGGGATTGATGGAAACTACCGATATTGTGAAAGCTGGTGCAGTTGGCATTGGCAACCCCGTGCTATATGTTGGTTCTACCACCGGACGGGATGGCATGGGTGGCGCGAGTTTTGCCAGTGCAGAACTTAGTGATGCTTCAATGGATGACCGTCCTGCGGTGCAAGTAGGCGACCCATTTATGGAAAAATCCTTAATTGAAGCTTGTTTAGAAGCTTTCAAAACTGGGGCGGTGGCTGCTGCACAAGATATGGGTGCTGCGGGAATTACCTGTTCAACATCAGAAATGGCAGCCAAAGGTGGAGTAGGAATTGAACTGGATTTAGATAAAATTCCAGTGCGGGAAACTGGTATGGTTCCCTACGAATATTTGTTATCAGAATCTCAAGAAAGAATGTTGTTTGTTGCCCATAAAGGTCGCGAACAAGAATTAATTGATATTTTCCATCGTTGGGGATTGCAAGCAGTAGTAGCAGGAACAGTAATTGCCGACCCAATTGTGCGAATACTTTTCCAAGGGAAAGTAGCAGCAGAAATTCCTGCCACCGCTTTAGCTGATAACACGCCAATTTATCATCGAGAATTATTACCTGAACCGCCAGACTATGTGAAAAAAGCTTGGCAATGGACACCAGAATCATTGCCTAATTCCACTGCTAAAGGAATTGAAATAAATGGTAATTTCCAAACTTGGAATGATGTTTTGTTGACGCTTTTAGATACTCCCAGCATTGCTTCTAAACGTTGGGTTTATCGGCAATATGACCATCAGGTGCAGAATAATACCGTAGTAATGCCCGGTGGTGCAGATGCGGCAATCGTGCGGGTGCGTCCTTTGGAAGGTGAAACTCAGGCTGCTTACTTGCAAAAAGGTGTGGCAGCAACTGTTGATTGCAATTCCCGTTACGTTTATCTCAATCCTTATGAAGGTGCGAAAGCTGTCGTTGCAGAAGCGGCGCGGAATCTTAGTTGTGTGGGTGCTGAACCTTTGGCGGTTACAGATAATCTGAATTTCGGTAGTCCAGAAAAACCAATTGGATATTGGCAGTTGGCAGAAGCTACTCGCGGAATCGCAGAAGCTTGTGGGGAATTTAAGACACCTGTGACTGGTGGAAATGTCTCGCTTTATAACGAAACACTCGATAGTGAAGGAAATCCCCAACCAATTTATCCTACGCCAGTGGTGGGAATGGTGGGATTAATTTCCGATCTTAGTAAGATTTGCGGTCAAGGTTGGCGGCAACCTGGAGATGCGATTTATCTTTTGGGGCAGCGTTTGGATGCTAAAGAGGGAGTAACGCTAGGTGCTTCTGAGTATTTAGCGAGTATTCACGGTGTTGTGGCTGGCAAACCACCAGTGATAGATTACAATTTGGAACGGCGAGTGCAAGCTGCGTGTCGAGAAGGTATTCGTCAAGGTTTGGTATCTTCTGCCCATGATTGTGCGGAGGGAGGACTGGCGGTGGCGCTTTCGGAAGCTTGCATTAGCGGTAAGCTGGGAGCGCAAATTTATTTAGAATTGAATTCAGAAGCTGCCCTACGTTGGGATAATTTGCTGTTTGGTGAGGGGGGATCGCGAATTTTAGTTTCTGTAGCGCAAGAACGGACGGAAATTTGGGAATCCTATTTGAAGGAACAGCTGGGTGATTTTTGGCAAAAAATCGGTCAAGTGGGTAATGCCGATGATCTTTTACGGGTTATTACGGCTGACAACCAATCTTCGATCGACGTTAGCATGACAGACGTATGCGATCGCTATCTAAATGCGATCGAACGCCGCCTTGCTATTTAG
- a CDS encoding chorismate lyase: protein MTAIFRPTETLIRPISWYALTPIWQGGQEIINQGLPHTQLAPTWQMFLLGDGSPTRHLQLLTGEKTEVDLIDMSPIGMDSDSAPVQMQVVPGPRIRRQVWLRTASGQRLAYACSWWEATHVDEYLQNRSIPIWASLERLRTELYRDVQGIYYGHSAVLEGAFGYKGPFWGRHYIFWHHRQPLTLIYEVFSPYLTKYLGPMQMDG, encoded by the coding sequence TTGACTGCCATCTTCAGACCCACAGAAACCCTCATCCGCCCTATCTCCTGGTACGCCTTAACTCCAATCTGGCAAGGAGGACAGGAGATTATTAATCAAGGGTTGCCTCATACTCAGTTAGCACCGACATGGCAAATGTTCTTGTTAGGCGACGGTTCTCCAACACGCCATTTGCAACTGCTGACGGGGGAGAAAACGGAAGTAGACTTGATCGATATGTCCCCGATTGGGATGGATTCAGATAGTGCACCCGTGCAAATGCAAGTAGTCCCGGGGCCGCGTATCCGGCGACAGGTATGGCTGCGTACTGCTTCCGGACAAAGACTAGCTTATGCTTGTTCTTGGTGGGAAGCTACTCATGTAGATGAATATTTACAAAATCGTTCTATTCCGATTTGGGCTAGTTTAGAACGGTTGCGAACTGAGTTATATCGAGATGTGCAGGGAATTTATTACGGTCACTCAGCAGTGCTAGAGGGAGCTTTTGGATACAAGGGGCCATTTTGGGGCCGTCATTATATTTTTTGGCATCACAGACAACCCCTTACCCTGATTTATGAGGTTTTTTCGCCCTATTTAACTAAGTATTTAGGGCCGATGCAGATGGATGGTTAA
- a CDS encoding Uma2 family endonuclease encodes METKPEEIILLEESANSSKFMTLTVKHLEQLQTILKENHLDYQLELRDGKIIVMGPSDIVSSEIGAQFCRLLGNWVYPRRLGRVFESSGGFILPNSDLTAPDVSFVSAERLRQSPRYFGQIVPDLVVEIKSQSDRIRPLQEKIQLFLNEGARVGILIDPDLLTVTVYRLNNQPVVLNNGDILTIPELFPDWELPISELWPPVFE; translated from the coding sequence ATGGAAACCAAGCCAGAAGAAATAATCTTGCTTGAGGAATCTGCCAATTCCTCAAAATTCATGACTCTAACTGTCAAACATCTCGAACAGCTGCAAACCATCCTGAAAGAAAATCATCTCGACTACCAACTGGAATTACGGGACGGAAAAATTATCGTTATGGGTCCATCAGATATCGTATCCAGCGAAATAGGCGCACAGTTTTGTCGGCTGCTGGGCAACTGGGTTTACCCGCGACGACTGGGGCGGGTTTTTGAATCCAGCGGCGGATTTATTTTACCTAATTCCGACTTAACTGCACCGGATGTTTCCTTTGTTAGTGCAGAAAGACTCAGGCAAAGTCCCCGCTACTTCGGTCAAATAGTTCCAGACTTAGTAGTAGAAATTAAATCGCAAAGCGATCGCATTCGTCCCCTCCAAGAAAAAATTCAATTATTTCTTAACGAAGGAGCTAGAGTTGGAATACTTATCGATCCCGATTTACTAACTGTTACGGTCTATCGCCTCAATAACCAACCAGTAGTGTTAAACAATGGAGATATTCTGACGATTCCAGAGCTATTTCCTGATTGGGAATTGCCAATTTCTGAATTATGGCCTCCAGTATTTGAATAG
- the purF gene encoding amidophosphoribosyltransferase: MFPNEPLSADEYYRISDEARPDKPEEACGVFGIYAPEEDVAKLTYFGLYALQHRGQESAGIATFDGRQVHLHKEMGLVSQVFNETILKDMIGQIAVGHTRYSTTGSSRVVNAQPAVVETRLGSLALAHNGNLVNTVELREELLRRNCNLITTTDSEMIAHAIAEEINEGHDWLEGSIRAFQRCQGAFSLAIGTPDGVMGARDPNGIRPLVIGTITTGEDIPTTRYVLSSETCGLDIIGAEYLRDVEPGELVWITEQGLASFHWAPQPQRKLCIFEMIYFARPDSVMRGESLYSYRLRLGRYLARESAVDADMVIGVPDSGIPAAIGFSEVSGIPYAEGLIKNRYVGRTFIQPTQKMREVGLRMKLNPLRDVLAGKRIVIVDDSIVRGTTSRKLVKTLRDAGATEVHMRISSPPVTHPCFYGIDTDTQDQLIAATKSIAEISQQIEVDSLAYLSWKGMLEATKEDPNSFCSACFTGDYPIAIPETVKRSKLMLEKAIK; this comes from the coding sequence ATGTTTCCCAACGAACCCCTCTCTGCTGACGAGTATTATCGCATAAGCGATGAGGCGCGACCCGACAAGCCAGAGGAAGCTTGCGGTGTTTTCGGCATCTATGCCCCGGAGGAAGATGTCGCCAAATTAACTTACTTTGGTTTGTACGCCCTCCAGCATCGAGGTCAAGAATCGGCTGGCATTGCTACCTTTGATGGCAGGCAAGTGCATTTACATAAAGAAATGGGGTTGGTTTCTCAAGTATTTAATGAAACAATCCTCAAAGATATGATCGGTCAGATTGCTGTCGGTCATACCCGTTACTCTACTACTGGTTCCAGTCGGGTAGTCAACGCCCAACCAGCAGTGGTGGAAACTCGTTTGGGTTCTTTGGCTCTTGCACATAATGGAAATCTTGTCAATACAGTTGAATTGCGAGAGGAGTTGCTACGGCGCAACTGTAATTTAATTACCACCACGGATTCTGAAATGATCGCTCACGCGATCGCAGAAGAAATCAACGAAGGTCACGATTGGTTAGAAGGGTCAATACGAGCTTTTCAAAGATGCCAAGGAGCCTTTAGTTTAGCGATCGGCACTCCCGATGGAGTCATGGGCGCTCGCGATCCCAACGGCATTCGACCCCTAGTAATCGGTACGATTACCACCGGAGAAGACATTCCCACCACCCGTTATGTCTTATCCTCCGAAACCTGCGGATTAGATATCATCGGTGCAGAGTACCTGCGAGATGTAGAACCGGGAGAACTAGTTTGGATCACCGAACAAGGATTGGCTTCCTTCCACTGGGCACCACAACCCCAACGCAAACTCTGTATCTTTGAAATGATTTATTTCGCCCGTCCCGATAGCGTAATGCGTGGTGAAAGTTTATACAGCTATCGTTTGCGGTTAGGTCGGTACTTAGCACGAGAATCAGCCGTTGATGCAGATATGGTAATTGGCGTACCAGATTCCGGGATACCTGCTGCGATCGGCTTTTCGGAAGTTTCCGGTATTCCCTACGCAGAAGGATTGATTAAAAATCGCTACGTCGGTCGCACCTTCATCCAACCTACCCAGAAAATGCGAGAAGTTGGTTTGCGGATGAAGCTAAATCCCCTCCGAGACGTATTAGCAGGTAAACGGATCGTCATTGTCGATGATTCGATCGTCCGGGGAACCACCAGCCGCAAACTAGTTAAAACATTGAGAGATGCTGGCGCAACCGAAGTTCACATGAGAATTTCTTCTCCACCAGTTACTCACCCCTGTTTCTACGGCATTGATACAGATACGCAAGATCAACTGATTGCCGCTACCAAGTCAATTGCCGAAATCAGCCAGCAAATCGAAGTAGATTCTCTGGCGTATCTCAGTTGGAAAGGAATGCTAGAAGCAACCAAAGAAGACCCCAATAGTTTCTGTTCCGCTTGCTTCACTGGCGATTATCCGATCGCAATTCCAGAAACAGTCAAACGTTCCAAACTGATGCTGGAAAAAGCTATTAAATAA
- the apcD gene encoding allophycocyanin subunit alpha-B yields MSVVSQVILKADDELRYPSTGELKAIKDFFQTGLQRTRIASTLAENEKKIVQEASKLLWQKRPDFISPGGNAYGQRERALCLRDYGWYLRLITYGVLSGDKEPIEKIGLIGVREMYNSLGVPVPGMVEAIRALKKASLSLLSEEDAAEAAPYFDYIIQAMS; encoded by the coding sequence ATGAGCGTAGTTAGCCAAGTCATTCTCAAAGCCGACGACGAACTTCGTTATCCTAGCACCGGCGAACTCAAAGCGATCAAAGACTTTTTTCAAACCGGCTTACAGCGGACGCGCATCGCTTCCACGTTAGCAGAAAATGAAAAAAAGATAGTTCAAGAAGCCAGTAAACTACTTTGGCAGAAACGTCCCGATTTCATCTCCCCCGGCGGTAACGCCTACGGACAACGGGAACGCGCACTCTGCTTAAGAGATTATGGCTGGTACTTGCGCCTGATCACCTACGGAGTTCTTTCTGGCGACAAAGAACCAATCGAAAAAATCGGTTTGATCGGAGTTCGAGAAATGTACAATTCTCTGGGTGTTCCAGTCCCGGGAATGGTTGAAGCAATTCGTGCATTGAAAAAAGCTTCTTTGTCCCTTCTGAGTGAAGAAGATGCAGCAGAAGCAGCGCCTTACTTCGATTACATTATTCAGGCAATGTCCTAA
- a CDS encoding YdcF family protein yields MILKISPSRHRYKLKKASHRKRKLLLSALVLPVVLWLGYKQIRSLQKPQAVLMLGGSTPALEREKFTAKFASQHPNLPVWISSGGPGNYDSYVKKLFTKAGVDTHRLYLDNQAVDTVTNFTTLADELKAKGIDSIYLITSDYHMRRARIIGEIVLGSRGIIVKPIAVPSGNTEEPIEKSIRDAARAILWVTTGSTGSNFSYLLHKR; encoded by the coding sequence ATGATTTTGAAGATTTCACCCAGCCGCCACCGTTATAAGCTGAAAAAAGCCTCCCACCGGAAGCGCAAATTGTTGCTTTCAGCACTAGTACTACCAGTAGTACTTTGGTTGGGTTACAAACAAATTAGAAGTCTGCAAAAACCCCAGGCAGTACTGATGCTAGGTGGGTCAACACCTGCATTAGAACGAGAAAAATTCACTGCCAAGTTTGCCAGCCAGCATCCAAATTTACCCGTTTGGATTTCTTCGGGTGGCCCTGGTAATTATGATAGTTACGTTAAAAAGTTATTTACGAAAGCAGGAGTTGACACTCACCGTTTGTATTTAGATAATCAAGCAGTAGATACGGTGACCAACTTTACCACTTTAGCCGATGAGTTGAAAGCCAAAGGAATTGACAGCATTTATTTAATTACCTCGGACTACCATATGCGTCGCGCTCGCATTATTGGTGAAATTGTCTTAGGTAGTCGAGGAATAATTGTAAAACCGATCGCAGTTCCCTCTGGTAACACAGAAGAACCTATTGAAAAATCTATTCGCGATGCAGCGAGAGCTATTCTTTGGGTAACAACTGGCAGTACTGGTTCAAACTTCAGCTATCTTTTACATAAACGTTAA